From Paenibacillus polymyxa, the proteins below share one genomic window:
- the yidC gene encoding membrane protein insertase YidC: protein MKRFKGFTFWGKQERILGLIVALAVVMLLSGCGANAAEINAQTPGFFNHYVVFPLSWLIQHLAEWFGGSFGLAIMTLTFIVRLALLPLMMRQTRAQQGMKRKMSAMQPDLDRIKKKYENKKDTTSQQSMQQEMMALYKEHQFNPLNIGCLPILIQLPILSGMYTAIRLTPELASHSFLWFRLGQPDWILAIVVAVVYLAQAKLSQQQMTADQRKQFAIMGYLSPIMMAVFSFNAPAAMPLYWTVSGTFLLLQSLWFRKRYPIEEAENKIKLGEVTPT from the coding sequence ATGAAACGATTCAAGGGATTCACTTTTTGGGGTAAACAAGAACGGATATTGGGTTTAATCGTAGCGTTGGCGGTGGTCATGCTGCTGTCTGGTTGTGGTGCGAATGCTGCGGAGATTAATGCACAGACACCTGGTTTTTTTAATCATTACGTGGTATTCCCACTTTCTTGGCTCATTCAGCATTTGGCGGAATGGTTCGGTGGAAGTTTTGGGCTGGCGATCATGACTTTGACATTCATTGTCCGTCTGGCCTTATTGCCGCTAATGATGCGTCAAACGCGTGCCCAGCAGGGTATGAAGCGCAAGATGAGCGCTATGCAGCCCGACTTGGACCGAATTAAAAAGAAGTATGAGAATAAAAAAGATACCACCAGCCAGCAGAGTATGCAGCAGGAAATGATGGCGCTGTACAAAGAGCATCAATTCAATCCGCTCAATATCGGTTGTCTGCCTATTCTCATTCAGCTCCCGATTTTAAGCGGTATGTATACTGCCATCCGACTCACGCCGGAGTTGGCGTCTCATTCCTTCTTATGGTTCCGGCTCGGACAGCCGGACTGGATTCTGGCAATTGTCGTCGCAGTTGTATACTTGGCACAGGCTAAGCTTTCTCAGCAACAGATGACGGCTGACCAGCGCAAGCAATTTGCTATTATGGGTTATCTTTCACCGATTATGATGGCGGTCTTTTCCTTCAACGCTCCTGCGGCCATGCCTTTATATTGGACCGTAAGCGGCACCTTTTTGCTGCTTCAATCGCTGTGGTTCCGCAAACGCTATCCAATTGAAGAAGCAGAGAATAAGATTAAACTTGGTGAAGTCACGCCAACCTAA
- the nadA gene encoding quinolinate synthase NadA, whose protein sequence is MSMLDVLQGNRGLMPEHYKTLTVADMEQRVAELKQKWGSKLLIPGHHYQKDEVIQFADITGDSLQLAQMAAQNQEAEFIVFCGVHFMAETADMLTTDRQTVVLPDMRAGCSMADMANMEQTERAWRHLQELVGDTIIPLTYVNSTAEIKAFVGRHGGATVTSSNAKQVLDWALKQKERILFLPDQHLGRNTAHDLGIPLDEMAVWNPMTDQLETERNPATVKIILWKGHCSVHEKFTVDHIRNVRERDKNIRVIVHPECSYEVVQLADCAGSTKFIIDTICAAEPGTRWAVGTEMNLVQRIRQQYPEQQIESLNPDMCPCLTMNRIDLPHLLWAMEQIDRGEPVGVIRVDAQIRQDAVQALNRMLAIR, encoded by the coding sequence ATGTCTATGCTAGACGTTTTACAAGGAAATCGTGGACTTATGCCAGAGCATTATAAAACACTGACGGTTGCTGACATGGAGCAACGCGTAGCCGAGCTGAAACAAAAATGGGGCTCAAAGCTGCTCATTCCGGGCCATCACTATCAGAAAGACGAAGTTATCCAATTTGCTGATATAACAGGAGATTCTCTACAGCTCGCTCAAATGGCGGCACAAAATCAGGAAGCGGAGTTTATTGTGTTTTGCGGGGTTCATTTTATGGCGGAGACAGCGGATATGCTGACTACCGACCGGCAAACCGTTGTTCTGCCGGATATGCGCGCAGGCTGCTCAATGGCAGATATGGCGAATATGGAGCAGACGGAACGAGCGTGGAGGCATTTGCAGGAGTTGGTTGGTGATACGATCATTCCGTTAACATATGTAAATTCCACAGCAGAGATTAAAGCCTTTGTAGGACGGCATGGCGGGGCTACCGTGACTTCTTCGAATGCAAAGCAGGTGCTAGACTGGGCACTGAAACAAAAGGAACGTATTTTATTTTTGCCGGATCAACATTTGGGACGCAATACAGCCCATGATCTTGGAATTCCGCTAGATGAAATGGCTGTATGGAATCCTATGACCGATCAGTTGGAGACTGAACGAAACCCGGCAACCGTAAAAATCATTTTATGGAAAGGGCATTGTTCAGTTCATGAAAAATTTACGGTAGATCATATTCGCAACGTCCGTGAACGCGATAAAAATATCCGAGTCATCGTTCATCCCGAATGCTCTTATGAGGTTGTACAACTCGCAGATTGTGCTGGCTCCACCAAATTCATCATCGATACGATCTGTGCGGCAGAGCCGGGAACCCGTTGGGCCGTTGGCACAGAGATGAATCTCGTGCAACGAATTAGACAGCAGTACCCTGAACAGCAGATTGAATCGCTCAATCCCGATATGTGTCCTTGTCTGACCATGAACCGGATCGATCTTCCGCATTTGCTGTGGGCAATGGAACAGATTGATCGGGGAGAGCCTGTAGGCGTAATTCGTGTGGATGCTCAGATCAGACAGGACGCTGTACAGGCACTGAATCGTATGCTTGCTATACGTTAA
- a CDS encoding IscS subfamily cysteine desulfurase has product MIYLDYAASTPMCDEALHIYSVMNKEMFGNASSLHDAGGQAAYTLDYSRQRMAKMIGGQKEGIYFTSGGTESNMVVVQSILNGLPPDKKHWIMSALEHHSMYNLATLLEHQGYELTIIQPDREGRITREVLVPHLRDNTGLVSIQHANSETGLIQDLAALSPLLHERGIMLHSDAVQTFGNVHIDVEAMGVDALSISSHKVYGPKGVGAAYLKPGTPWRPLYPDTLHENGFRPGTVNVPGIAAFVAAAEMMTEQMEMHQERYATLRRYFITKIQERSIPLRWVVEESEKKAVLHHIVGCFFHGYEGQYVMLECNRSGVCISTGSACAAGHHDPSPALQALGASEREALQFIRISFGRTTTIEELNVLVDILTDLTHRQERSLSR; this is encoded by the coding sequence GTGATTTACCTGGACTACGCCGCTTCCACACCCATGTGTGACGAAGCTTTGCATATATATAGCGTAATGAATAAGGAAATGTTCGGAAATGCCAGCAGCCTCCATGATGCGGGCGGTCAAGCAGCCTACACACTAGATTACAGCAGGCAACGAATGGCAAAAATGATTGGCGGGCAAAAGGAAGGCATCTATTTTACATCAGGGGGCACAGAATCCAATATGGTGGTCGTGCAATCAATCCTGAACGGGCTGCCGCCAGACAAAAAGCATTGGATTATGAGCGCTTTGGAACATCACTCGATGTATAATCTTGCTACTTTGCTAGAACATCAGGGCTATGAGCTAACTATTATACAACCGGATCGGGAAGGACGAATAACCCGTGAAGTTCTTGTACCCCATCTTAGAGACAACACCGGGCTCGTATCGATACAACACGCCAATTCGGAGACAGGGCTGATTCAGGATCTTGCTGCCTTGTCTCCCCTGCTTCACGAACGTGGTATTATGTTGCACAGTGATGCGGTACAAACATTTGGGAATGTTCACATAGATGTAGAAGCCATGGGAGTGGATGCACTCTCTATATCAAGCCATAAAGTATATGGCCCCAAAGGTGTCGGTGCTGCATATCTCAAACCCGGAACCCCATGGCGTCCGTTGTATCCTGATACACTGCATGAAAACGGATTTCGTCCTGGTACAGTTAATGTTCCTGGGATTGCAGCCTTTGTCGCAGCGGCAGAAATGATGACGGAACAGATGGAGATGCATCAGGAGCGATATGCTACCCTGCGAAGATACTTTATTACGAAAATTCAGGAAAGATCCATTCCATTACGTTGGGTCGTAGAGGAAAGCGAAAAAAAAGCAGTGCTTCATCATATTGTAGGATGTTTTTTTCACGGTTACGAGGGACAATATGTTATGCTGGAATGTAATCGTAGCGGTGTCTGTATATCTACCGGAAGCGCATGTGCCGCCGGACATCACGATCCTTCACCTGCCTTACAGGCACTTGGAGCATCTGAACGTGAAGCCTTACAATTTATCCGTATTTCTTTCGGCAGGACAACCACCATCGAGGAATTGAATGTACTGGTAGATATTTTGACAGACCTGACGCATCGACAAGAAAGGAGCTTATCCCGTTGA
- a CDS encoding transcription repressor NadR, translated as MTESLKRSGTDRREQLLLWLKSESPLTGSELARRSSVSRQVIVQDISLLKASQEPILATSQGYIYMEPAAQAAPLASRIIVCNHRPEQTEEELKLIVDYGVSVQDVIVEHPVYGDLTAPIRVGTRKEVDDFIRKISSTQATYLSQLTGGIHLHTLHASDEDKINDACAALEQAGFLMTD; from the coding sequence TTGACTGAATCTTTAAAACGGTCAGGTACGGATCGCCGCGAACAGCTGCTATTGTGGCTCAAAAGCGAGTCACCGCTGACCGGGAGCGAGCTGGCACGCAGGTCCTCCGTTTCCAGACAAGTAATTGTACAAGATATTTCCCTGTTAAAAGCAAGCCAAGAGCCTATACTTGCAACGAGTCAAGGATACATTTATATGGAACCTGCGGCTCAAGCCGCTCCCTTAGCCTCTCGTATTATTGTGTGTAATCACCGACCTGAACAAACAGAAGAAGAATTAAAGCTAATTGTAGACTACGGTGTCAGTGTGCAGGATGTTATAGTTGAACATCCAGTATATGGAGATCTGACTGCTCCAATACGGGTCGGAACTCGCAAAGAAGTGGACGATTTTATACGTAAGATCAGCTCCACCCAAGCCACGTATTTGTCCCAGCTGACCGGAGGCATCCACCTGCATACCTTGCATGCGTCGGATGAAGATAAAATTAATGATGCCTGTGCTGCATTGGAGCAAGCCGGCTTCCTAATGACAGATTGA
- the greA gene encoding transcription elongation factor GreA, producing the protein MSNEEVLLTKEGLAKLEEELKELKTVKRKELAERLKLAISYGDLKENSEYHSAKDDQAFMETRIMVLEKMLTKARIVDESNLDLKTVSIGSTVILNDIEFSEKVEYKVVSPAEADVLDNKISYESPLGKALLGKEVGSIIHVDAPMAVIKYELLEIKLT; encoded by the coding sequence ATGTCGAATGAAGAAGTATTGTTAACTAAAGAGGGATTAGCCAAGCTGGAGGAAGAGCTCAAGGAACTGAAGACAGTAAAACGCAAGGAGCTAGCCGAACGCCTCAAGTTGGCCATCAGCTATGGAGATCTGAAGGAAAATAGTGAATATCACTCAGCCAAGGACGATCAGGCGTTTATGGAAACACGAATCATGGTCTTGGAAAAAATGTTGACCAAAGCTCGGATAGTGGATGAAAGTAATCTGGATCTTAAAACGGTCAGTATCGGTTCTACTGTTATTCTGAATGACATCGAATTTTCGGAGAAGGTGGAATACAAAGTTGTAAGTCCTGCGGAGGCAGATGTTCTGGACAACAAAATTTCCTATGAGAGTCCTTTAGGTAAGGCACTTTTGGGGAAAGAAGTGGGCAGTATCATTCATGTCGATGCACCTATGGCTGTAATCAAATATGAGTTGCTAGAAATTAAGCTCACTTAG